GGCCAATTTAGTGTAAAATTTATTTTTTTCAATAATAAAATAGTGAATTTGTATATTTGTTTTTATTTTAAGAGTCTGAATTATGAGTACAGTTGTTAAACACGGTAAGGGCGATTTTTTCATTGCCAAAGAAGAAAAATACGGAGCGCACAATTATCATCCTCTTCCAGTCGTATTGGAACGCGCTGAAGGCGTCATGGTTTGGGATGTTGATGGAAAGGCCTATTTTGATTTCCTTTCCGCATATTCTGCAGTTAATCAGGGACACTGTCATCCAAGAATAATTCATGCCTTAAAAGAGCAGGCGGAGCAATTGACACTTACTTCGAGAGCGTTTTATAATAATAAATTGGGCGATTTTGAAGAAATCCTTTGCCAGCTATTTGGGTTTGATAAGGCTTTGGTGATGAATTCGGGCGTTGAAGCGGTAGAAACGGCAATGAAGCTTTGTCGTAAATGGGCCTATCAGGTGAAAGGTGTAGCAGCCAATCAAGCGAAAATTGTCTTTGCCAAGGATAATTTCCACGGTAGGACAATCTCTGTTATATCCGCATCGAATGATAATACAGCAACACATGAATTTGGCCCCTTTTTAGATGGCATAGTACTCGTTCCCTATAACGATGTTGATGCGCTAGAACAGTTATTCAAAGCAGATAATAATATCGCCGGTTTTATCGTTGAGCCAATTCAGGGAGAAGCGGGTATTGTCGTTCCTGATGAGGATTATCTGATGCGCGTGAGACAATTATGTACAAAATACAATGTATTGTTTATTGCAGACGAAATTCAAACCGGTATTGCTCGGACGGGAAGTATGTTGGCATCCTATGCTATTGATGATCCGCAAAGTCAAAGCAAACCCGATGTTCTGATTTTAGGGAAAGCTTTATCGGGTGGTGTATTGCCGGTATCGGCAGTGTTGGCAAATGACTCCATTATGTTGTGTATTAAACCGGGCGAGCATGGTTCTACCTATGGCGGGAATCCCTTAGCCTGTGCAGTAGCTATGGAAGCGCTAAATGTTGTGCGGGATGAAGATTTGGCGCAACGGGCGTTTCAGATGGGGGCCTTGTTTTTGGATGGATTGCGTCAGATTGCTGCTAAGTGCACGTTAATTACAGAAGTGCGCGGAAAGGGGCTCTTGACTGCCATTGTAATTGATGCGGATGAAGAAAGTGATTTGGCCTGGAATATCTGTCTCAAATTTAAAGAAAACGGACTTTTAGCGAAGCCTACACATGGGAACAAAATTCGATTGGCTCCGCCGCTGGTTATTACCAAAGAGCAAGTCGAGACTTGCTTAGGGATCATTGAGCGATCGTTGACTAATTTGAAATAGTGTATGGAGAAAATGATTGAATTGATCAAAAACAGATCGGATATAGGAGCAGGGACTAGGGGTTCAGATCTGGGCATCGACGCCATCGAGATAGCTGCAATTAATAAAGGAAGTCAATATTTCATTAACTATCCATTTGTTGATGTGCCTACTCGAAATAGCTCCATTTATCAGAATGATAATCATCCTTTTGCGAAACATATTCAGCAGGTTTATGAACAATGCAAACAAGTAGCTTCCACCGTTGAGGATAGCTTATCTTCCGGCAATTTTCCATTGGTGTTTTCAGGGGATCATTCCTCCGCAATGGGGACGATCAGTGGTATAAAGTCCGCTTATCCGGATAAGCAACTCGGTGTGATCTGGATGGATGCGCATGCGGATATTCATTCTCCGCACACAACACCTTCTGGTAATATGCATGGAATGCCTTTAGCGGCGATGTTAAATGAGGATAATATCCCATGTAAAATCAATGAAATAGACGAATCTACACAAGAATTTTGGAATAAACTAAAACGAATAGCTGGCCCAGTAGGTAAAATACTATCCAATCATTTGATTTATTTTGGTGTAAGGGATACGGAAGAACCGGAAGATCTGGTCATTGAACGACTTGGGATTAAGAACTATCGTGTGGAAGAGACGAGACAGCGCGGAATAACCGACTGTGTGGCTGAAGCATTGAAAATCCTGGAAGCATGTGATATGGTTTATATCTCTTTTGATGTGGATAGCATGGATAGTGAATTGATCTCGGATGGCACGGGAACACCAGTGCCTAAGGGGTTTTTGCCAAGGGAGATTGTGTTGATTTTAGAAGAGATCATCCGATCTGGAAAGGTAATTTGTTTTGAAATTGTTGAAGTTAATCCGTTATTGGACAATAAAGGTAATAAAATGGCAGAGGTGGCATTTGATATATTAGAACGGATCACTCCGCTCATTGAATTGAAATCGGGTAATTAACCGGTTTTGGGATGGTCTATTTTCAAGCCCTTTTATTGATGTGTATCGTCAATAAAAGGGCTTTTTTAATAGTATATTGTTG
The genomic region above belongs to Sphingobacterium zeae and contains:
- the rocD gene encoding ornithine--oxo-acid transaminase, coding for MSTVVKHGKGDFFIAKEEKYGAHNYHPLPVVLERAEGVMVWDVDGKAYFDFLSAYSAVNQGHCHPRIIHALKEQAEQLTLTSRAFYNNKLGDFEEILCQLFGFDKALVMNSGVEAVETAMKLCRKWAYQVKGVAANQAKIVFAKDNFHGRTISVISASNDNTATHEFGPFLDGIVLVPYNDVDALEQLFKADNNIAGFIVEPIQGEAGIVVPDEDYLMRVRQLCTKYNVLFIADEIQTGIARTGSMLASYAIDDPQSQSKPDVLILGKALSGGVLPVSAVLANDSIMLCIKPGEHGSTYGGNPLACAVAMEALNVVRDEDLAQRAFQMGALFLDGLRQIAAKCTLITEVRGKGLLTAIVIDADEESDLAWNICLKFKENGLLAKPTHGNKIRLAPPLVITKEQVETCLGIIERSLTNLK
- a CDS encoding arginase: MEKMIELIKNRSDIGAGTRGSDLGIDAIEIAAINKGSQYFINYPFVDVPTRNSSIYQNDNHPFAKHIQQVYEQCKQVASTVEDSLSSGNFPLVFSGDHSSAMGTISGIKSAYPDKQLGVIWMDAHADIHSPHTTPSGNMHGMPLAAMLNEDNIPCKINEIDESTQEFWNKLKRIAGPVGKILSNHLIYFGVRDTEEPEDLVIERLGIKNYRVEETRQRGITDCVAEALKILEACDMVYISFDVDSMDSELISDGTGTPVPKGFLPREIVLILEEIIRSGKVICFEIVEVNPLLDNKGNKMAEVAFDILERITPLIELKSGN